A section of the Bacillus pumilus genome encodes:
- a CDS encoding cytochrome ubiquinol oxidase subunit I produces MSELFLARFQFASTTLFHFIFVPMSIGLVFIVALMQTLYVVKKKEIYKKMAKFWGHLFLLNFAVGVVTGILQEFQFGMNWSDYSRFVGDVFGAPLAIEALLAFFLESTFIGLWIFGWDRLPKKIHLLCIWLVSLGTIFSAFWILLANSFMQEPVGFVIKNGRAEMNDFGALVTNPQLWVEFPHVLFGALATGAFFIAGVSAYKMIKKQEIAFFKKSFQIAMVLALISGLGVAFSGHDQAKHLMESQPMKMAASEALWKDSGDPAAWTLFANIDTDKKENSAEINIPFALSYLAYSKFSGDVPGMLTLQKEYEAKFGPGDYIPPVKTTFWSFRIMVGAGMLMIFASMIGLYLSFRKKLETNKWFLRFMVGMISFPFIANSAGWIMTEIGRQPWTVFGMMTTAQSISPNVSYGMLLFSVISFTTIYLILAILLAYLFIREIKKGAHSEEDTDQKDETDLSTDPFDGGAYHGIS; encoded by the coding sequence GTGAGTGAGCTGTTTTTAGCAAGATTTCAATTTGCTTCAACGACATTATTTCATTTTATTTTTGTTCCTATGTCAATAGGTTTGGTGTTTATCGTTGCATTGATGCAGACCCTTTATGTCGTCAAGAAAAAAGAGATTTATAAAAAAATGGCGAAGTTTTGGGGTCATCTATTCTTACTCAATTTTGCAGTAGGTGTGGTGACAGGGATTCTCCAAGAATTCCAGTTTGGGATGAACTGGTCAGATTATTCAAGGTTTGTCGGTGATGTATTTGGTGCGCCGCTTGCCATTGAAGCACTGCTCGCCTTTTTCCTTGAATCTACATTTATTGGACTTTGGATATTCGGCTGGGATCGCTTGCCGAAGAAGATTCATTTATTGTGTATTTGGCTCGTTTCCCTTGGTACGATCTTTTCGGCGTTTTGGATTTTACTCGCCAACTCATTTATGCAAGAACCAGTTGGATTTGTGATTAAAAATGGCCGTGCAGAAATGAATGATTTTGGCGCTCTTGTAACAAACCCGCAGCTTTGGGTTGAATTCCCGCACGTTCTGTTTGGTGCGCTGGCTACAGGTGCATTCTTTATCGCAGGAGTTAGTGCCTATAAAATGATCAAAAAACAAGAAATCGCCTTTTTCAAAAAATCATTCCAGATTGCGATGGTTCTCGCTTTAATTTCTGGCTTAGGTGTGGCGTTCTCTGGACATGACCAAGCGAAGCACTTAATGGAATCACAGCCGATGAAGATGGCAGCAAGTGAAGCCCTTTGGAAGGATAGTGGAGATCCAGCGGCTTGGACACTATTTGCCAATATTGATACAGATAAAAAAGAAAACTCTGCGGAGATCAATATTCCGTTTGCTTTAAGTTACTTGGCTTATTCAAAATTTAGTGGAGATGTGCCAGGCATGCTGACCCTTCAAAAAGAATATGAAGCAAAGTTTGGTCCTGGAGACTATATTCCGCCAGTAAAAACAACGTTCTGGAGCTTTAGAATCATGGTTGGTGCCGGCATGCTGATGATTTTTGCCAGTATGATTGGCTTGTACTTAAGCTTTAGAAAAAAACTCGAAACGAACAAATGGTTTTTACGCTTCATGGTAGGGATGATTTCATTCCCATTTATTGCGAACTCAGCTGGCTGGATTATGACCGAAATTGGGCGTCAGCCGTGGACGGTCTTTGGAATGATGACGACGGCTCAATCGATTTCACCAAACGTATCGTACGGCATGCTGTTATTCTCAGTCATTAGCTTTACGACGATTTATCTGATTCTTGCCATCTTGCTTGCCTACCTATTCATTCGAGAAATTAAAAAAGGTGCACATTCGGAAGAGGATACAGATCAAAAGGATGAAACGGACCTGTCTACAGATCCATTTGATGGAGGCGCATATCATGGCATATCTTAA
- the cydB gene encoding cytochrome d ubiquinol oxidase subunit II has protein sequence MAYLNEIWFILVAVLFVGFFFLEGFDFGVGMSMQLLGKDAHERRILINTIGPFWDANEVWLITAGGAIFAAFPHWYATMFSGYYIPFAVLLLALIGRGVAFEFRGKVEKASWIKAWDWVIFFGSLLPPFLLGVLFTSILRGMPIDQDMNMYAGFTDFVNLYSVIGGLAVTILCLLHGLIFVTLRTEGDLRDRARKLGKRVLLIALPVLVLFVGVSIMETDIYTVRPIITIPLTVLIVVCYVAALFFMKKERDGWTFLFTGAGIMVTVTMLFTALFPRVMISSINHTFDLTIQNAASGSYSLTVMTIVAISLLPFVLGYQIWSYYVFRKRVSGKEPMTY, from the coding sequence ATGGCATATCTTAACGAGATTTGGTTTATTCTTGTCGCAGTATTGTTTGTTGGATTTTTCTTCTTAGAAGGATTTGATTTTGGTGTTGGGATGTCCATGCAGCTACTTGGTAAGGATGCGCACGAACGCCGCATTTTAATTAACACGATTGGACCTTTCTGGGATGCGAATGAGGTCTGGCTGATTACAGCTGGGGGCGCAATTTTCGCTGCTTTCCCGCACTGGTATGCCACGATGTTCAGTGGATACTATATACCGTTTGCGGTTCTCCTCTTAGCGCTCATCGGGCGCGGAGTTGCCTTTGAATTCCGAGGGAAGGTTGAGAAAGCCTCTTGGATCAAAGCATGGGACTGGGTCATCTTCTTTGGCAGTCTGTTGCCACCGTTTTTACTCGGTGTGCTATTCACAAGTATTTTACGCGGGATGCCAATTGATCAAGACATGAACATGTACGCTGGTTTTACGGATTTTGTTAACCTTTATTCAGTGATAGGCGGATTAGCTGTAACGATTCTTTGCCTACTGCACGGATTGATTTTCGTCACACTTCGTACAGAGGGTGATTTAAGAGATCGTGCGAGAAAGCTTGGCAAGCGTGTCCTGCTGATTGCGCTGCCAGTACTTGTCCTATTTGTTGGTGTATCTATCATGGAAACAGACATTTATACGGTACGCCCGATCATCACCATTCCGTTAACTGTTCTCATCGTGGTTTGTTACGTAGCGGCGCTATTCTTTATGAAAAAAGAACGTGATGGCTGGACATTCCTATTCACAGGTGCTGGCATCATGGTGACAGTGACGATGCTTTTCACTGCATTGTTCCCGCGCGTCATGATTAGTTCAATCAACCATACATTTGATTTGACCATTCAAAACGCTGCATCTGGATCTTATTCACTGACGGTCATGACGATTGTTGCCATTTCTTTGCTGCCCTTTGTGCTTGGGTATCAAATTTGGAGCTATTACGTCTTCCGTAAACGTGTAAGCGGTAAGGAGCCAATGACCTACTAA
- the cydD gene encoding thiol reductant ABC exporter subunit CydD: MDKRLLQLKGIRGLLALLGIVSLIQGASIIFQAQWLAHAITTLFDGKSLSQATPYVLLFLAAFLVRHGLTLIREKVMFTYSSRIGADIRKQLLDQLFRLGPAFTKKKGTGKLVTLAMEGIAQYRQYLQLFLPKMVNMAVIPAMVLIYVWTLDDTSAVILIVTLPILIIFMILLGLVAQRKAAKQWRSYEKLSNHFTDSLRGLETLRYLGISKKHSRNIGEVSKRYRKATMSTLKVAFLSSFALDFFSMLSIATVAVFLGLRLIEGELLLLPALTALMLAPEYFLPVREVGNDYHATLNGKEANEAMQVILEEKGFRTQETQSVQLNEWNEQSALTLHDVSVQHDEHAPYSIQDVDLTVKGMKKIGIIGASGSGKSTLTDVLGGFVEPTSGQITLNGNSLVHLQMKEWQKEVVYMPQHPYLFHMTLRENIRFYEPHATDEEVERASREAGLSQLVAQLPNGFDEVIGEQGRGLSGGQAQRIALARTVLGKRFIMLLDEPTAHLDIETEYELKKTMLPLFEDKLVFLATHRLHWMPDMDEIIVMDEGTIAEMGTHESLMQREGVYYQLVQEQMGAVTHGK, from the coding sequence ATGGATAAACGTTTGCTTCAATTAAAAGGAATAAGAGGGCTTCTTGCCCTCTTAGGTATTGTGTCACTCATCCAAGGAGCAAGTATTATTTTCCAAGCACAGTGGCTGGCACATGCCATTACTACGCTGTTTGACGGGAAAAGCCTTTCGCAGGCAACGCCTTATGTCCTGCTGTTTCTTGCTGCCTTTCTTGTGCGGCACGGTCTCACCTTGATTCGGGAGAAGGTCATGTTTACCTACTCTTCCCGAATTGGAGCAGACATCAGAAAACAGCTGTTAGACCAACTCTTTCGTTTAGGCCCAGCTTTCACAAAGAAAAAGGGTACAGGAAAGCTTGTCACATTAGCGATGGAGGGAATTGCTCAATATCGTCAGTATTTACAGCTGTTTTTACCGAAAATGGTGAACATGGCAGTGATACCGGCAATGGTCCTCATCTATGTTTGGACATTAGACGACACATCTGCTGTTATTTTAATCGTGACGCTACCGATATTAATTATCTTTATGATTTTGCTAGGTCTAGTCGCTCAGCGTAAAGCGGCCAAACAATGGAGATCGTATGAGAAATTATCCAATCATTTTACTGATTCTCTCCGCGGCCTTGAAACGCTTCGTTACTTAGGCATTAGCAAAAAACATTCTCGCAATATCGGGGAAGTGTCAAAGCGATATCGAAAGGCGACCATGAGTACGCTGAAGGTCGCATTTCTTTCATCATTTGCGCTGGATTTCTTTTCCATGCTGTCGATTGCAACCGTCGCTGTCTTTCTTGGCTTGCGATTAATTGAAGGAGAGCTTCTCTTATTGCCGGCTTTGACGGCGCTCATGCTGGCACCAGAATATTTCCTGCCAGTACGTGAAGTGGGAAATGATTATCATGCCACGCTAAATGGAAAAGAAGCGAATGAAGCGATGCAGGTCATTTTAGAAGAAAAGGGCTTCCGCACGCAGGAGACACAATCAGTGCAATTGAACGAGTGGAATGAACAGTCTGCACTCACCCTGCATGATGTGAGTGTCCAGCATGACGAACATGCCCCTTATTCAATTCAGGATGTAGATCTTACTGTCAAAGGGATGAAGAAAATCGGAATCATTGGTGCCAGTGGTTCAGGGAAATCGACGTTAACCGATGTGCTCGGCGGCTTTGTTGAACCGACCTCAGGTCAAATCACACTAAACGGCAATTCGCTTGTGCATTTACAGATGAAGGAATGGCAAAAGGAAGTCGTCTATATGCCTCAGCACCCTTATTTATTTCACATGACATTAAGAGAAAACATTCGTTTTTATGAACCGCATGCAACAGATGAAGAAGTGGAAAGAGCTTCCAGAGAAGCGGGCTTATCTCAGCTCGTGGCGCAGCTACCAAATGGCTTTGATGAGGTCATTGGAGAACAAGGAAGAGGACTAAGCGGCGGACAGGCACAAAGAATTGCGCTTGCGCGAACGGTGCTGGGCAAGCGGTTCATTATGCTGTTAGATGAACCAACGGCACATCTCGATATTGAGACAGAGTATGAATTGAAGAAAACAATGCTTCCGCTGTTTGAAGATAAACTTGTGTTCTTAGCGACACATAGGCTCCATTGGATGCCAGATATGGATGAGATCATTGTCATGGATGAAGGAACAATTGCGGAAATGGGTACACATGAATCATTAATGCAAAGAGAAGGCGTGTATTATCAATTGGTACAGGAGCAAATGGGGGCGGTCACACATGGTAAGTAA
- the cydC gene encoding thiol reductant ABC exporter subunit CydC — MVSKGWFIPYIKENQKLFALVLFLGAIAVFSASMLMYTSGFLISKAATRPENILMVYVPIVAVRTFGISRSAARYAERLASHQLILTMIEKMRVRLYDMAERSAKQTKLGTGEMLGLLSDDVERLQDAYLKTIFPSIGALLLYAASIGALGLFSWPFAGLMLIYMALLVFVFPYVTVLVNRARQTQMKKGRNELYSHLTDAVMGVSDWLFSGRQKDFVDEYEKKEAQLLALEAAKHRFIRLRQFLAQLIIGGAVVLVVYWSGSVVQSGSMSHTLIAAFVLVLFPLTEAFLPLSDAAGDIPVYQHAVSRLHHYEKLSYEGESERKTVDQSAVSQNKAVSFEQVSFGYDLHQPVLKQLSFSLKQGESLALLGKSGAGKSTILKLLEGAVVPNQGAVSIQGKPVESIRENVSTYVSVLNQQPYLFDTSVLNNIRLGSPHATEEQVKEAARQVQLHDTIESLPEGYHTGVQETGIRFSGGERQRMALARILLQNTPIVVLDEPTVGLDPRTERELLETIFRVLKGKTVIWITHHLTGCEACDRIMFIEDGQIEMQGEHQELLKENPRYQKLYEMDRPFSTI; from the coding sequence ATGGTAAGTAAAGGCTGGTTTATACCTTATATCAAGGAGAATCAAAAGCTGTTTGCGCTGGTTTTATTTCTAGGGGCAATTGCAGTATTCTCTGCTTCTATGCTGATGTATACGTCAGGATTTCTCATTTCAAAAGCTGCCACAAGACCTGAGAATATACTTATGGTCTACGTCCCAATTGTAGCTGTCCGTACCTTTGGTATTTCACGCTCAGCTGCCCGTTATGCAGAAAGATTGGCGAGCCACCAGCTCATTTTGACCATGATTGAAAAAATGCGTGTCCGCCTATATGACATGGCTGAACGAAGTGCGAAACAGACAAAGCTAGGTACAGGTGAAATGCTAGGGCTCTTGTCAGATGATGTTGAGAGACTACAGGACGCCTATTTAAAAACCATCTTTCCATCCATCGGTGCACTGCTTTTATACGCAGCATCCATTGGGGCACTTGGTCTATTCTCGTGGCCTTTTGCTGGCTTAATGCTGATTTATATGGCACTTCTTGTATTTGTTTTCCCATACGTCACAGTGCTAGTGAACCGGGCGAGACAAACTCAAATGAAAAAAGGCAGAAATGAACTGTATAGCCATTTAACAGATGCCGTCATGGGCGTGAGTGATTGGCTGTTTAGCGGTAGGCAGAAAGATTTTGTGGATGAATATGAAAAGAAAGAAGCGCAGCTGTTAGCGCTTGAAGCAGCCAAGCACCGATTTATCCGTCTGCGCCAGTTTTTGGCACAGCTTATCATTGGAGGAGCTGTTGTGCTTGTCGTGTATTGGAGCGGTTCCGTCGTCCAGTCAGGCTCGATGTCACACACCCTAATTGCAGCCTTCGTGCTTGTGCTTTTTCCGTTAACAGAGGCCTTTCTTCCACTTTCAGATGCAGCAGGTGATATTCCGGTCTATCAGCATGCTGTCAGCAGATTACATCATTATGAAAAGCTTTCGTATGAAGGAGAATCTGAGCGCAAGACAGTTGACCAGTCGGCTGTTTCTCAAAATAAAGCTGTTTCTTTTGAACAAGTGTCCTTTGGGTATGATTTGCACCAACCCGTGCTAAAGCAACTCTCATTTTCACTAAAGCAAGGGGAATCACTTGCTCTCTTAGGGAAAAGCGGTGCAGGAAAATCGACTATTTTGAAATTGTTAGAAGGAGCTGTCGTGCCAAATCAAGGAGCTGTCAGCATTCAGGGGAAACCGGTCGAAAGCATTCGAGAGAACGTGTCTACCTATGTGTCAGTGCTCAATCAGCAGCCGTATTTATTCGATACCTCTGTTTTAAACAATATTCGCTTAGGCTCTCCTCATGCGACAGAGGAACAAGTAAAAGAAGCAGCGAGACAAGTGCAGCTGCACGATACCATCGAATCTTTGCCAGAGGGTTATCACACCGGTGTGCAGGAGACAGGGATTCGTTTCTCAGGGGGAGAAAGACAACGGATGGCGTTAGCCCGTATTTTGCTGCAAAACACCCCGATTGTTGTATTAGATGAGCCCACCGTTGGACTTGACCCACGTACAGAGCGTGAGTTGCTTGAAACCATTTTCCGTGTGTTAAAAGGAAAAACGGTCATTTGGATTACCCATCATCTCACTGGCTGTGAGGCATGTGACCGCATTATGTTTATTGAAGATGGTCAAATTGAGATGCAGGGGGAGCATCAGGAACTACTGAAAGAAAACCCGCGCTATCAAAAATTGTATGAGATGGATCGGCCGTTTTCTACAATATAA
- a CDS encoding pectate lyase family protein → MKKKVPLLAGVLAVGLVTSLFAPNGEAKAAAKYPESPSIMANFNQQGFSTLNGGTTGGEGGKTVTVKTGNELLAAIKSKGKNEKLKIVVDGTITPSNTSANKIDVKDTNNVSIVGKGTKGEFNGIGIKVWRANNIIIRNLKIHHSKIGDKDAIGIEGASKNVWVDHNELYNTLNSGKDDYDGLFDVKNDSDYITFSWNYVHDSWKTMLMGSSDNDNYNRKITFHNNRFENLNSRVPSMRFGEGHVYNNYYKGIHTTAINSRMGAKMRIEHNVFENTKNAIGSWDSRQVGTWHVINNSYINSSGSLPTSSTGTYNPPYNYSLLNVNNVKSEVVSNAGVGKVNP, encoded by the coding sequence TTGAAGAAAAAAGTTCCATTGTTAGCTGGTGTGTTAGCGGTTGGTCTCGTGACTTCATTATTTGCACCTAATGGGGAGGCAAAAGCGGCAGCAAAGTACCCTGAAAGCCCTTCTATTATGGCCAATTTTAATCAACAAGGATTCTCCACATTAAATGGTGGTACAACAGGCGGTGAAGGTGGTAAAACCGTCACAGTCAAAACTGGAAATGAATTATTGGCTGCCATCAAAAGTAAAGGAAAAAACGAAAAGTTAAAAATTGTTGTCGACGGGACGATTACCCCTTCTAATACATCTGCCAATAAAATCGATGTGAAAGATACAAACAATGTCTCGATCGTCGGCAAAGGCACGAAAGGTGAATTTAATGGCATTGGCATTAAAGTATGGCGTGCCAATAACATCATCATTCGCAACCTGAAAATTCATCACAGCAAAATCGGTGACAAGGATGCCATCGGAATCGAAGGCGCTTCTAAAAACGTATGGGTCGACCATAATGAACTGTACAATACTTTAAACTCTGGTAAAGATGATTATGATGGATTATTTGATGTGAAAAATGACTCCGACTATATTACCTTCTCTTGGAACTATGTTCATGACAGCTGGAAAACGATGCTCATGGGCAGCTCTGATAACGACAACTACAACCGAAAAATCACATTCCACAACAACCGTTTTGAAAACCTGAATTCTCGTGTACCATCTATGCGCTTCGGGGAAGGTCATGTGTATAACAACTACTATAAAGGTATCCATACAACAGCGATTAACTCTCGTATGGGCGCAAAAATGAGAATTGAGCACAACGTATTTGAAAATACAAAAAATGCGATTGGCAGCTGGGACAGCCGTCAAGTCGGTACATGGCATGTCATCAACAACTCATATATTAACAGCTCAGGCAGTCTGCCAACGTCTTCTACAGGTACGTACAACCCTCCTTATAACTACTCTTTGCTTAACGTGAACAATGTCAAATCAGAAGTAGTATCAAATGCTGGTGTTGGAAAAGTAAACCCTTAA
- the sigY gene encoding RNA polymerase sigma factor SigY — translation MEQTEETLLIQRAKQGEDAAFTALYRHHYSFLYRYIMKLTLQQELAEEIMQETMLKAYMKLSSFRGDSLFSTWLISIASRQFLDHQKKRKREQLREGKANQETMRRFKWEIQQKGHTWHEMWDALNELKAQERAPIILHYYYGFTYPEIASMLGMREGTVKSRVHHGLKKIRKEWS, via the coding sequence TTGGAGCAGACAGAAGAGACACTATTGATTCAGCGGGCAAAACAGGGGGAAGATGCTGCATTTACAGCCCTATATCGTCATCATTATTCCTTTCTTTACCGTTATATAATGAAGCTCACCCTTCAACAAGAGCTTGCAGAAGAAATCATGCAAGAAACGATGCTGAAAGCGTACATGAAACTCTCTTCATTTAGAGGAGATTCCTTATTCTCAACATGGCTCATATCCATTGCATCTAGACAATTTTTGGATCACCAGAAGAAAAGAAAACGTGAACAATTGAGGGAAGGAAAGGCAAATCAAGAGACGATGCGCCGTTTTAAATGGGAGATTCAGCAAAAGGGCCATACTTGGCACGAGATGTGGGATGCTCTAAACGAATTGAAGGCTCAGGAGAGAGCGCCGATTATTTTGCACTATTATTATGGCTTTACTTATCCAGAGATTGCTTCAATGCTCGGTATGAGAGAAGGCACTGTGAAGTCGAGGGTTCATCATGGGTTAAAGAAAATTCGAAAGGAGTGGTCTTAA
- a CDS encoding YxlC family protein — protein MKEDQFTERLKEELQQLDEQIEVKEPSEQAVMMMLKQAKEQEKRRFKQEVLAYVLISLTILTLFVAAITHLPFIFILLQVVSVPLCVVVGIKEYQHIKGGSSL, from the coding sequence ATGAAGGAAGATCAGTTCACAGAACGTTTAAAGGAAGAGTTACAGCAACTAGATGAACAAATTGAAGTGAAAGAGCCAAGTGAACAAGCTGTCATGATGATGCTGAAGCAGGCGAAGGAACAAGAGAAAAGGCGTTTTAAACAAGAAGTGCTGGCGTATGTTCTCATCAGTCTGACCATTCTCACACTATTTGTCGCTGCCATCACCCATTTACCTTTTATCTTCATTCTTCTTCAAGTCGTGAGTGTGCCGCTCTGCGTCGTTGTCGGCATCAAGGAATATCAACATATTAAAGGAGGGTCTTCCTTATGA
- a CDS encoding transcriptional regulator, which translates to MSQTEMIILLCALPLLFAQGLLLFMDAKKRGRYKWFWGIVGLINFPSSSILYWLCVVYPDRKKEEKIRKD; encoded by the coding sequence ATGAGTCAGACGGAGATGATCATCTTATTGTGCGCATTGCCGTTACTATTTGCGCAGGGCCTGCTTTTATTTATGGATGCGAAGAAAAGAGGGCGTTATAAGTGGTTTTGGGGCATTGTCGGTTTAATTAACTTCCCATCGTCTTCTATTTTATATTGGCTTTGTGTCGTGTACCCTGATCGAAAAAAAGAAGAGAAGATCCGAAAAGATTGA
- the gdhA gene encoding NADP-specific glutamate dehydrogenase: MLTLDRAAQTAQSYIDRVLEEVAKRNPGEEEFQQAVREILESLVPVFAKHPEYEKQGILERLIEPERLVVFRVPWVDDEGKVQVNRGFRVQFNSAIGPYKGGIRFHPSVNASIIKFLGFEQIFKNALTGMPIGGGKGGSDFDPKGKSDGEIMRFVQSFMSELSRYIGPDQDVPAGDIGVGAREIGYMFGQYKKMRGAYEAGVLTGKSPGFGGSLARKEATGYGLVYFMEEMLKANGFQFEGRSVVVSGSGNVSIYAMEKVIELGGKVVACSDSSGAIYDPQGISLETVKQLKEESNQRIGAYIDIHPHAELIEDCEQIWSVPCDIALPCATQNEISEMQAQQLVENGVIAVGEGANMPSTLKAVKVFEQNDILFAPAKAANAGGVGVSALEMAQNSARMSWTFEEVDDQLKQMMQTIYRQCTETADEYGHSGNLIVGANIAGFRKVADAMIAQGVI; encoded by the coding sequence ATGTTGACCTTAGATCGAGCAGCACAAACAGCACAAAGCTACATCGACCGTGTGTTAGAAGAGGTGGCAAAACGAAATCCTGGTGAAGAGGAATTTCAGCAAGCCGTAAGAGAAATTCTAGAATCACTTGTTCCCGTTTTTGCAAAGCATCCAGAGTATGAAAAACAAGGCATTTTAGAACGACTCATCGAGCCTGAACGGCTTGTGGTATTTCGCGTACCATGGGTAGACGATGAGGGGAAAGTACAAGTCAACCGTGGTTTCAGGGTTCAATTCAATAGTGCCATCGGTCCTTACAAAGGAGGCATTCGTTTCCACCCATCTGTCAATGCAAGCATTATCAAGTTTTTAGGATTTGAACAAATCTTTAAAAATGCACTGACTGGTATGCCGATCGGTGGAGGAAAAGGTGGATCAGATTTTGATCCTAAAGGGAAATCAGATGGAGAAATCATGCGTTTCGTTCAAAGCTTTATGAGTGAACTCAGCCGATATATTGGGCCTGATCAAGATGTGCCAGCAGGTGATATTGGCGTAGGGGCACGCGAAATTGGTTATATGTTCGGGCAGTACAAGAAAATGCGTGGTGCTTATGAAGCAGGTGTGCTTACAGGGAAGAGCCCTGGATTTGGAGGCAGCTTAGCCAGAAAAGAAGCAACAGGCTATGGACTGGTGTACTTTATGGAAGAAATGTTAAAAGCGAATGGATTTCAATTTGAAGGACGTTCAGTTGTCGTATCTGGCTCAGGGAATGTGTCTATTTATGCGATGGAGAAGGTCATAGAGCTAGGTGGTAAGGTCGTAGCATGCAGTGATTCAAGCGGAGCGATTTATGATCCACAAGGCATTTCATTAGAAACAGTGAAACAACTGAAAGAAGAAAGCAATCAACGAATTGGGGCATACATAGACATTCACCCGCATGCTGAATTGATTGAAGATTGCGAACAAATTTGGTCTGTTCCTTGTGACATTGCGCTTCCATGTGCAACGCAAAATGAAATATCTGAGATGCAGGCACAGCAGCTCGTAGAAAATGGTGTCATTGCGGTAGGAGAAGGAGCGAATATGCCCTCTACTCTAAAGGCAGTCAAAGTTTTTGAACAGAATGATATTCTATTTGCGCCGGCAAAAGCGGCAAATGCAGGTGGAGTAGGTGTCTCAGCGCTGGAAATGGCGCAAAACAGTGCAAGAATGTCTTGGACATTTGAGGAAGTAGATGATCAGCTGAAACAAATGATGCAGACGATTTATCGTCAGTGTACAGAGACAGCAGACGAATATGGACACTCTGGAAACTTGATCGTAGGCGCAAATATTGCAGGATTTCGTAAAGTGGCAGATGCGATGATCGCTCAAGGCGTGATTTAA
- a CDS encoding copper amine oxidase has product MNMKKAILTIPLSAALLFPAAHSASAHEGHMHGEAKKMSSSQEVSNKATDLRATLDQLFSEHAYLAVITMQKGIDDSKDFKQAAAALNDNTNDLSEAIASVYGKKAGKQFKDIWSSHIGYFVDYVQATAKKDEAGKKKAVKQLDQYRMKQADMLDQATDGRLKASELEEGLKMHVNELLKAFDSYTEKDFDTTYETVRKSIHHMFEVGKGVSWAITDQFPGKFDHKSVDTPAADLREDLNYLFSEHLALAVVAMQKGNDGSKDFDQAAAALNENTNDLSDAIASVYGKDAGKQFKDIWSSHIGYLVDYVKADASGDKEAKEKAVKNLDAYRMKQAKFLDQATDGRLKAADLEAGLKMHIDELIKTYTSYHNGDYDQLYPTVREAYGHMFMVGQDVAAAIVDQHPKMFKSKMPNEMPKTGMGGTAGPLGMSYEAFAGLIASLILAGGAMGAFFLIRRKTSN; this is encoded by the coding sequence ATGAACATGAAAAAAGCGATTTTAACCATCCCGCTTAGTGCAGCATTACTATTTCCGGCAGCTCATAGCGCAAGTGCACACGAAGGACATATGCATGGAGAGGCAAAGAAGATGTCTTCGTCACAAGAGGTGTCAAATAAAGCAACAGATCTTCGAGCAACTCTAGATCAGTTGTTTTCAGAGCACGCTTATTTAGCAGTCATCACAATGCAAAAGGGAATTGACGATAGCAAAGATTTTAAACAAGCAGCGGCAGCGCTAAATGACAATACAAATGACTTATCGGAAGCCATCGCTTCTGTGTACGGAAAAAAAGCAGGGAAACAATTCAAAGACATTTGGTCAAGTCATATTGGTTACTTTGTTGATTATGTACAAGCAACGGCAAAGAAAGATGAAGCAGGTAAAAAGAAAGCAGTTAAGCAGCTTGACCAATATCGCATGAAACAAGCCGATATGCTCGATCAAGCAACAGACGGTAGATTGAAAGCTAGCGAACTAGAAGAAGGCTTAAAAATGCACGTCAATGAACTGTTAAAAGCGTTTGATAGCTACACTGAAAAGGATTTTGATACGACCTATGAAACGGTTAGAAAATCTATTCATCATATGTTTGAAGTAGGAAAAGGCGTATCGTGGGCGATCACAGATCAATTTCCTGGGAAATTTGATCACAAATCCGTCGACACACCGGCCGCAGACCTTCGTGAAGATTTAAACTACTTGTTCTCAGAGCATTTGGCGCTTGCAGTCGTTGCTATGCAAAAAGGAAATGATGGCAGCAAGGACTTTGATCAAGCAGCGGCAGCTTTGAACGAAAACACAAATGATTTATCGGATGCGATTGCCTCTGTTTATGGCAAGGATGCCGGAAAACAATTCAAAGATATTTGGTCGAGCCATATCGGATACTTAGTTGATTATGTCAAAGCGGATGCATCAGGAGACAAAGAAGCGAAAGAAAAAGCGGTGAAAAACTTAGATGCGTATCGAATGAAGCAAGCGAAATTTTTAGATCAAGCAACAGATGGACGTTTGAAGGCAGCAGATTTAGAAGCGGGCTTAAAAATGCATATTGATGAATTGATCAAAACATATACGTCATACCATAATGGCGATTACGATCAGCTTTATCCAACAGTGCGAGAAGCGTACGGTCATATGTTCATGGTCGGTCAAGATGTCGCAGCAGCCATTGTTGATCAGCATCCTAAAATGTTCAAATCCAAGATGCCTAATGAAATGCCGAAAACAGGTATGGGAGGTACAGCCGGTCCTTTAGGTATGTCATATGAAGCCTTTGCGGGATTAATTGCAAGCTTGATCCTAGCCGGTGGTGCAATGGGTGCGTTCTTCCTTATTCGCCGCAAGACATCAAATTAA